A section of the Acanthochromis polyacanthus isolate Apoly-LR-REF ecotype Palm Island chromosome 1, KAUST_Apoly_ChrSc, whole genome shotgun sequence genome encodes:
- the zgc:194209 gene encoding adipocyte plasma membrane-associated protein isoform X1 translates to MCDQSPVLMTSICPNTLSVATPPGGHAWIRRPARIPDWRKRPTARKKSEVKALKTCTDTKCVEDFRGLTTKGFSTTQLGRTSLFVALLAVVVGLYLLPSPIDPKPHVLKGPPPALEGPLAVNTRLQKGRRLFSGKLHGPESFTADEDGNVYTGTVDGKLWRIGPDDSLTLITHMGQNLPECGSSTDYEPVCGRPHGVRLDRHGQLIVADSYLGLHSVDPKTGEKTLLVANSEGADGVPFAFLNGLEISPETGIIYFTDSSSRWGRRHVKLEVIELNSLGRLLSYDPRTGSVKVLLDSLYMPNGIVLSPDESFLLLAETSIGRILRFWLKGPKAGIKEIILDNMIGYPDNIRLSDHGTFLVGITTPRFRKLLPPFLDMIAPYPAVKRFLAKVIPLSAYNILLPRYALVLELSFDGDIMAALHDPEGRLTWAISDVFQHRGRTYLGSTDLPFLPVLES, encoded by the exons atgtgtgatcagagtccagtcctgatgacaTCAATCTGCCCAAATACACTCTCGGTCGcaacgccacctggtggacatgcatggATTCGTcgaccagcaaggat ACCAGACTGGAGGAAGAGACCCACAGCAAGGAAGAAGTCTGAAGTAAAGGCCTTGAAAACCTGCACAGATACAAAGTGTGTGGAAGACTTCAGGGGCTTGACCACAAAAGGATTTTCAACAACACA GTTGGGGAGGACGTCTTTGTTCGTGGCTCTGCTGGCTGTAGTTGTTGGACTTTACCTGCTGCCGTCTCCAATTGACCCCAAACCACATGT ACTGAAGGGGCCTCCTCCGGCCCTCGAGGGCCCGCTGGCTGTAAACACTCGCCTGCAGAAAGGCCGGAGGCTGTTCTCTGGGAAACTACACGGACCAGAATCCTTCACTGCTGATGAGGACG GTAATGTTTACACCGGAACGGTGGACGGGAAGCTGTGGAGGATCGGACCTGATGACAGCCTCACCCTCATCACACACATGGGACAGAATCTACCAGAATGTG gAAGCAGCACAGACTACGAGCCGGTGTGCGGTCGTCCTCACGGAGTTCGTCTGGATCGTCACGGTCAGCTGATCGTTGCCGATTCTTACTTGGGGCTGCACAGCGTCGACCCCAAAACCGGAGAAAAGACGCTGCTGGTGGCTAATTCAGAAG GTGCTGATGGCGTTCCCTTTGCTTTTCTAAACGGCCTGGAGATTTCCCCTGAAACTGGGATCATCTACTTCACCGATTCCTCCAGCCGATGGGGACGAAGACACGTCAAACTGGAG GTGATCGAGCTAAACAGCCTCGGCCGTCTCCTCTCCTACGATCCTCGGACAGGGAGTGTGAAGGTTCTACTGGATTCTCTCTACATGCCCAACGGCATCGTTCTGTCGCCCGATGAAAGCTTCCTGCTGCTGGCCGAGACCAGCATTGGACGCATACTGAG ATTTTGGCTGAAGGGTCCGAAGGCTGGTATCAAAGAGATCATCCTGGACAACATGATCGGTTACCCCGACAACATCCGCCTCAGTGACCATGGAACGTTCCTGGTCGGCATTACAACGCCTCGCTTCCGGAAGCTCCTGCCTCCTTTCCTGGATATGATCGCTCCGTACCCAGCAGTCAAACGCTTCTTGGCCAAG GTGATTCCTCTGAGTGCGTACAACATCCTGCTGCCTCGTTACGCTCTGGTTCTGGAGCTCAGTTTTGACGGCGACATCATGGCGGCGCTTCACGACCCGGAAGGCCGACTGACGTGGGCCATCAGCGACGTCTTCCAGCACCGAGGCAGAACCTACCTGGGCAGCACCGACCTGCCGTTTCTGCCCGTCCTGGAGAGCTGA
- the zgc:194209 gene encoding adipocyte plasma membrane-associated protein isoform X2 → MTSICPNTLSVATPPGGHAWIRRPARIPDWRKRPTARKKSEVKALKTCTDTKCVEDFRGLTTKGFSTTQLGRTSLFVALLAVVVGLYLLPSPIDPKPHVLKGPPPALEGPLAVNTRLQKGRRLFSGKLHGPESFTADEDGNVYTGTVDGKLWRIGPDDSLTLITHMGQNLPECGSSTDYEPVCGRPHGVRLDRHGQLIVADSYLGLHSVDPKTGEKTLLVANSEGADGVPFAFLNGLEISPETGIIYFTDSSSRWGRRHVKLEVIELNSLGRLLSYDPRTGSVKVLLDSLYMPNGIVLSPDESFLLLAETSIGRILRFWLKGPKAGIKEIILDNMIGYPDNIRLSDHGTFLVGITTPRFRKLLPPFLDMIAPYPAVKRFLAKVIPLSAYNILLPRYALVLELSFDGDIMAALHDPEGRLTWAISDVFQHRGRTYLGSTDLPFLPVLES, encoded by the exons atgacaTCAATCTGCCCAAATACACTCTCGGTCGcaacgccacctggtggacatgcatggATTCGTcgaccagcaaggat ACCAGACTGGAGGAAGAGACCCACAGCAAGGAAGAAGTCTGAAGTAAAGGCCTTGAAAACCTGCACAGATACAAAGTGTGTGGAAGACTTCAGGGGCTTGACCACAAAAGGATTTTCAACAACACA GTTGGGGAGGACGTCTTTGTTCGTGGCTCTGCTGGCTGTAGTTGTTGGACTTTACCTGCTGCCGTCTCCAATTGACCCCAAACCACATGT ACTGAAGGGGCCTCCTCCGGCCCTCGAGGGCCCGCTGGCTGTAAACACTCGCCTGCAGAAAGGCCGGAGGCTGTTCTCTGGGAAACTACACGGACCAGAATCCTTCACTGCTGATGAGGACG GTAATGTTTACACCGGAACGGTGGACGGGAAGCTGTGGAGGATCGGACCTGATGACAGCCTCACCCTCATCACACACATGGGACAGAATCTACCAGAATGTG gAAGCAGCACAGACTACGAGCCGGTGTGCGGTCGTCCTCACGGAGTTCGTCTGGATCGTCACGGTCAGCTGATCGTTGCCGATTCTTACTTGGGGCTGCACAGCGTCGACCCCAAAACCGGAGAAAAGACGCTGCTGGTGGCTAATTCAGAAG GTGCTGATGGCGTTCCCTTTGCTTTTCTAAACGGCCTGGAGATTTCCCCTGAAACTGGGATCATCTACTTCACCGATTCCTCCAGCCGATGGGGACGAAGACACGTCAAACTGGAG GTGATCGAGCTAAACAGCCTCGGCCGTCTCCTCTCCTACGATCCTCGGACAGGGAGTGTGAAGGTTCTACTGGATTCTCTCTACATGCCCAACGGCATCGTTCTGTCGCCCGATGAAAGCTTCCTGCTGCTGGCCGAGACCAGCATTGGACGCATACTGAG ATTTTGGCTGAAGGGTCCGAAGGCTGGTATCAAAGAGATCATCCTGGACAACATGATCGGTTACCCCGACAACATCCGCCTCAGTGACCATGGAACGTTCCTGGTCGGCATTACAACGCCTCGCTTCCGGAAGCTCCTGCCTCCTTTCCTGGATATGATCGCTCCGTACCCAGCAGTCAAACGCTTCTTGGCCAAG GTGATTCCTCTGAGTGCGTACAACATCCTGCTGCCTCGTTACGCTCTGGTTCTGGAGCTCAGTTTTGACGGCGACATCATGGCGGCGCTTCACGACCCGGAAGGCCGACTGACGTGGGCCATCAGCGACGTCTTCCAGCACCGAGGCAGAACCTACCTGGGCAGCACCGACCTGCCGTTTCTGCCCGTCCTGGAGAGCTGA
- the zgc:194209 gene encoding adipocyte plasma membrane-associated protein isoform X3, producing MLGRTSLFVALLAVVVGLYLLPSPIDPKPHVLKGPPPALEGPLAVNTRLQKGRRLFSGKLHGPESFTADEDGNVYTGTVDGKLWRIGPDDSLTLITHMGQNLPECGSSTDYEPVCGRPHGVRLDRHGQLIVADSYLGLHSVDPKTGEKTLLVANSEGADGVPFAFLNGLEISPETGIIYFTDSSSRWGRRHVKLEVIELNSLGRLLSYDPRTGSVKVLLDSLYMPNGIVLSPDESFLLLAETSIGRILRFWLKGPKAGIKEIILDNMIGYPDNIRLSDHGTFLVGITTPRFRKLLPPFLDMIAPYPAVKRFLAKVIPLSAYNILLPRYALVLELSFDGDIMAALHDPEGRLTWAISDVFQHRGRTYLGSTDLPFLPVLES from the exons AT GTTGGGGAGGACGTCTTTGTTCGTGGCTCTGCTGGCTGTAGTTGTTGGACTTTACCTGCTGCCGTCTCCAATTGACCCCAAACCACATGT ACTGAAGGGGCCTCCTCCGGCCCTCGAGGGCCCGCTGGCTGTAAACACTCGCCTGCAGAAAGGCCGGAGGCTGTTCTCTGGGAAACTACACGGACCAGAATCCTTCACTGCTGATGAGGACG GTAATGTTTACACCGGAACGGTGGACGGGAAGCTGTGGAGGATCGGACCTGATGACAGCCTCACCCTCATCACACACATGGGACAGAATCTACCAGAATGTG gAAGCAGCACAGACTACGAGCCGGTGTGCGGTCGTCCTCACGGAGTTCGTCTGGATCGTCACGGTCAGCTGATCGTTGCCGATTCTTACTTGGGGCTGCACAGCGTCGACCCCAAAACCGGAGAAAAGACGCTGCTGGTGGCTAATTCAGAAG GTGCTGATGGCGTTCCCTTTGCTTTTCTAAACGGCCTGGAGATTTCCCCTGAAACTGGGATCATCTACTTCACCGATTCCTCCAGCCGATGGGGACGAAGACACGTCAAACTGGAG GTGATCGAGCTAAACAGCCTCGGCCGTCTCCTCTCCTACGATCCTCGGACAGGGAGTGTGAAGGTTCTACTGGATTCTCTCTACATGCCCAACGGCATCGTTCTGTCGCCCGATGAAAGCTTCCTGCTGCTGGCCGAGACCAGCATTGGACGCATACTGAG ATTTTGGCTGAAGGGTCCGAAGGCTGGTATCAAAGAGATCATCCTGGACAACATGATCGGTTACCCCGACAACATCCGCCTCAGTGACCATGGAACGTTCCTGGTCGGCATTACAACGCCTCGCTTCCGGAAGCTCCTGCCTCCTTTCCTGGATATGATCGCTCCGTACCCAGCAGTCAAACGCTTCTTGGCCAAG GTGATTCCTCTGAGTGCGTACAACATCCTGCTGCCTCGTTACGCTCTGGTTCTGGAGCTCAGTTTTGACGGCGACATCATGGCGGCGCTTCACGACCCGGAAGGCCGACTGACGTGGGCCATCAGCGACGTCTTCCAGCACCGAGGCAGAACCTACCTGGGCAGCACCGACCTGCCGTTTCTGCCCGTCCTGGAGAGCTGA